GGCTGATGGACACGCCGTGGGTTGCGCGCATGCCGCCGAAGCCCCAGCGCTTCATCGCACCGGCGAAACCCTTGCCCTGGGTGTGGCCGGCCACGTCGACGAGCTGACCGGCGATGAAATGATCGGCCGCGATCTCGGCGCCGACATCGAGGAGCGCATCCTCGGCGACACGGAATTCGACCAGACGCTGCTTGGGCTCCACTTCCGCCTTGGCGAAGTGGCCGCGCTGCGGCTTGGCGACATTCTTGACCTTCGCGACGCCCGCGCCGAGCTGAACCGCGACATAACCGTCACGATCGACTTCCTTGCGGGCCACGACCTGATTGCCCTCAAGGGCCAGAACCGTAACCGGAACGTGACGTCCGTCCTCCTGGAACAGACGGGTCATCCCGACTTTCTTAGCGATCACGCCTGTGCGCACCACCGTTACTCCCATAGAGGCCCGCCTTAGCAGCGGGCGTATCCAACGAAAAAACCGCTCCGGATCTCTCCTTCGCGGCCCAACCCCAATAATAGATCACCCCGTCCGGGTTGGATGCCGACCCCTGCCCGGGGAAGGCGACGGGGGACCAGGACCACGAGCCTTTTCCGGTTCACCGGAAGGGCCGTGCGGTATCCCTTGTGTCGTTTGAGCCTCCGCCTCGGCGGAATGCCCGATACCCTGCCCTTCTCACGAAAGGCGGGGACTTGCCAGCTTTCAGGCCAGCTTGATCTCTACGTTCACGCCGGCAGCCAGATCCAGCTTCATCAGCGCGTCGACCGTCTGCGGCGTCGGCTGCACAATGTCAAGCATACGCTTGTAGGTGCGGAC
This genomic window from Sphingobium cloacae contains:
- the rplC gene encoding 50S ribosomal protein L3 produces the protein MRTGVIAKKVGMTRLFQEDGRHVPVTVLALEGNQVVARKEVDRDGYVAVQLGAGVAKVKNVAKPQRGHFAKAEVEPKQRLVEFRVAEDALLDVGAEIAADHFIAGQLVDVAGHTQGKGFAGAMKRWGFGGMRATHGVSISHRAHGSTGNRQDPGRVFKNKKMAGHMGDRERTQQNLEIVRTDVERGLLFVKGSVPGAKGTWLTVSDAVKVARPADAPYPASLKQAANSNSAPAETPAEEAAAPEATEGQEG